The sequence below is a genomic window from Acaryochloris thomasi RCC1774.
TCATAAATGCTTGATTCCTTACTCGATTGCAACCCCATTCACGGTCGCAGCCACCCGCTGCCCCACTAGCTCAGCCTTTGCCGCAGCGCGCTCGCGCTTCCGATGGGCCTTGAAATGCTGCTGCCACAATGCCGGAGCATTCAACGTCTCACCACCATGATCCGTTAACCGCTGTCGCACCTTACAAAGCACAGGCGTATTCACGCACATCCCAGAAATAATCACTTGGCCCTTGGTTAACGCAGGCAATTCCTGCAGCAAGTCTCGCCCCGCCGCCTCCACGCCATATTTGAGGCTCTCCTGATCGACGGGATTCACAATCCGCATGATGAACTGACTCATACACTGGGATAACACATCAGAATCCAGCTTCCCAGGACGCTGCGTAATCAACCCTACCCCCAAACCAAACTTACGTCCTTCACTCAAGATCGTACGGATCACAGCTTTGCAGCGCGATGGTTCATGGGCCGGGGCAAAGCGATGAGCTTCCTCTAACAAGATGAAAACCGGATAGGGTAGGTAGTTCTCATCTTCAGGCGTATTGTTCTCTTTGAGAGTATTCATGCGGGCTTGATTAGCCTGCCGCAGAATGGCAGCACAGATCACCTGCTGCTCTTCTTGACTAATTTCATTCATGTGCAAAATTGTCACTTGACCTGGCTCAAATAGATCGCGGGGAGGCAAGTGCTCAAAAGCATGGAAATAGGGCGATCGCATTAACTTCTCCAGCTTCCACTCCAAAGCGGAAGCCGACGATCCTTGCTTCTCATTGCCGTTGTCATCTTCAACGGTGTCGGCCATGTTGACGGCAAAAATTAAGTCTTGAATGTCCCAACGTTTATCTTTGCGGAGAGTGCCAAACGCTTTATTAAGAATGGCCTGCTGGCGATCGCTCATCTCCGGTAGCAGCATCAAAATATCCGCATAGTCGAGGGACGAAATCCGAATTCTCACTTCTTCCGGTTGCAAAACCTTCACCAAGGGCGCATAGCCGTCATCGCTCTTAAATGCCGGATGACCTCGCATCTGTTCGAGGGTGCCATATTCCCCGTGAGGGTCAAAGATCAGCACAGCGGCACGATTATGGGGCAGCAGCAGCTCCTCGATCAAAACCCCCGCAGTGTAAGACTTACCCGAGCCAGTACCCGCAAGAATCGCCATGTGGGTACTTACTAACTCTTTGACATCAAGACTGATAGGAACCGCATTTTCCTGTCGCAGCAGCAAAGAGCCAATAGCAGCAGAGCCGACTTCACCAGACTGCTTTTTGTTGAGAATGTGGCGCAGGGTGACATCATCAGCCATGTACACCCTGGCTCCCGGTTCTGGGGGCTGGCGCGGGTTCATAAACCCGAGACTTTGATGGAAGTGCCCCACCACTTCCACGGCGACTTCGTATAGCTCAGGGCTGGCGTGCTTAAAGCCAATCAGTGCGGCAATGGTGCTGGGGTCAATTTCGGTGTCGGCAAACATCCGATCGGGGAGGTGATCAACGAGCGTACAGGCTGAAATTTTGCCGAGAACATCGAGGGTTTGGTCGCCGACTTGAGCCAGACGATAGAAGACAAATTCTCCGATTTTGATGTGTTCTGTATCAGCCGTAATGAAGACGTATTGATTACCGTGTTCGCCTGGACCTTTAACGGTTCCAATCGCTGTAACCTCAGAACGCTGCGTTTTCACCCTGAATCCTCACTGTTGGCATTTAGATGACATAGTAGACGAGGTGAGGGAAAACGCCCAATTTTTTAGTGCATGTTCAATCTCGGATGAGCGACAGCTTTTCCCTGAGGTGGATCAATAAAATTGGCAAAGATTGCCAGCGGTACCATGGGCAGCATGGGTAACAAGCAAACGAGCCACTGCTCTGGGGCCAACGGCGCAGTCTCAAATAATGTGTTCATTACCGACCACTGACTAAATATAAACTGCAGAGCAACAGCAGCAA
It includes:
- a CDS encoding ATP-binding protein, translating into MKTQRSEVTAIGTVKGPGEHGNQYVFITADTEHIKIGEFVFYRLAQVGDQTLDVLGKISACTLVDHLPDRMFADTEIDPSTIAALIGFKHASPELYEVAVEVVGHFHQSLGFMNPRQPPEPGARVYMADDVTLRHILNKKQSGEVGSAAIGSLLLRQENAVPISLDVKELVSTHMAILAGTGSGKSYTAGVLIEELLLPHNRAAVLIFDPHGEYGTLEQMRGHPAFKSDDGYAPLVKVLQPEEVRIRISSLDYADILMLLPEMSDRQQAILNKAFGTLRKDKRWDIQDLIFAVNMADTVEDDNGNEKQGSSASALEWKLEKLMRSPYFHAFEHLPPRDLFEPGQVTILHMNEISQEEQQVICAAILRQANQARMNTLKENNTPEDENYLPYPVFILLEEAHRFAPAHEPSRCKAVIRTILSEGRKFGLGVGLITQRPGKLDSDVLSQCMSQFIMRIVNPVDQESLKYGVEAAGRDLLQELPALTKGQVIISGMCVNTPVLCKVRQRLTDHGGETLNAPALWQQHFKAHRKRERAAAKAELVGQRVAATVNGVAIE